From Anaerolineae bacterium, a single genomic window includes:
- a CDS encoding YtxH domain-containing protein — protein sequence MRKFFAFLSGTLTGAAVGAVMALLLAPAPGEELREQALQRMASLRQEIREAAAARRAELEAELARLRGQGTSLAE from the coding sequence ATGCGGAAGTTCTTCGCTTTTCTCAGCGGAACGCTGACCGGCGCGGCGGTGGGAGCGGTGATGGCCCTCCTGTTGGCCCCTGCGCCCGGGGAGGAGTTGCGCGAGCAGGCGTTACAGCGGATGGCATCCTTGCGTCAGGAAATTCGCGAGGCAGCCGCGGCGCGGCGGGCTGAGTTGGAGGCCGAGTTGGCCCGGTTGCGAGGCCAGGGAACATCCCTGGCAGAGTAA
- the glyS gene encoding glycine--tRNA ligase subunit beta: MHQPLDFQSIIFTLQRFWAEQGCLIGQPYHTEVGAGTMNPATFLRVLGPEPWNVAYVEPSIRPDDGRYGENPNRLQMHYQFQVILKPDPGNPQELYLKSLEALGIDPKVHDIRFVEDNWESPALGAWGLGWEVWLNGLEITQFTYFQQAGGQVLDPVAVEITYGLERIAMALQRVRDFKAIQWNEQRTYGDLHLQNEQEFSKYSFELADVKRLRELYHIYEAEAERCLDEGLVMPAHDYVLKCSHTFNILDTRGAIGVTERQGYFRRMRDLARKVAAAYTAQREDLGHPWGCADSQAAYSPPQVPAPPPPPDEPADFLLEIGTEELPPAELDAALSQLRQAVPALLERLRLEHGEVRVLGTPRRLVVHVRDLAPRQPDRELVVKGPPADRAFDAEGNPTRAAQGFARSKGVAVEDLEIREMDGGRYVVAVVREQGRPTTEVLAEALPHLLADLRFAKTMRWNASRVAFSRPIRWLLALLGDRVVPFAYAGLVSGKATRGLRFLEPETLTVADPAAYFDTLESQGIVPDPEERRQRIWTQVTALAAQVGGAVPEDEALLAEVTHLVEAPTALRGAFEEEYLDLPREVLIAVMKKHQRYFPVEKDGRLLPYFITVANKPDLSPPPTASGGHPLLSLSKGGEGDGGRGEIPFQAIIQGNEDVIRARFADAAYFVHEDRKHKLEDFLPKLKTLTFQADLGSMWDKTQRIWALVDDLAPLLGLDADEQATARRAAELCKADLATNMVVEMTSLQGIMGRYYALWGGEPEAVAQAIYEHYLPRFTGDEVPQSKPGLAVGLADRLDTLMGLFAAGLAPTGAKDPFGQRRTALGLVQTLLAWDLDFDLRAGLETAARHLPIEASEVARQEALAFIVERLRHLLLEQGYRHDVVDAVLAAQGYNPARAARAVRQLSIWVQREGWARILPAYARCVRITRDQVQRYEVQPEAFVEEAEGALWQALQQAEAAPRQPGSVDDFFAAFLPLIPAIERFFEEVLVMAEDERLRRNRLGLLQRIAALADGVADLSRLEGF; the protein is encoded by the coding sequence ATGCACCAGCCTTTGGATTTCCAGTCTATCATCTTCACCCTGCAGCGCTTTTGGGCCGAGCAGGGCTGCCTGATCGGGCAGCCTTATCACACCGAGGTGGGCGCGGGCACGATGAACCCGGCCACTTTCCTGCGCGTGCTCGGCCCCGAGCCCTGGAATGTGGCTTATGTGGAGCCGTCCATCCGTCCCGACGATGGACGCTACGGTGAGAACCCCAATCGCCTGCAGATGCATTACCAGTTCCAGGTCATCCTCAAGCCCGACCCGGGAAACCCCCAGGAACTCTACCTCAAGTCCCTGGAAGCCTTGGGTATCGACCCCAAAGTCCATGACATCCGCTTCGTAGAGGACAACTGGGAGAGCCCCGCCCTGGGCGCCTGGGGCCTGGGCTGGGAGGTGTGGCTGAACGGCCTGGAAATCACCCAGTTCACTTACTTTCAGCAGGCGGGCGGCCAGGTGCTCGACCCTGTGGCCGTGGAGATCACCTACGGCCTGGAGCGCATTGCCATGGCGCTGCAGCGGGTGCGCGATTTCAAGGCTATTCAATGGAATGAGCAGCGCACCTACGGCGATCTGCACTTGCAGAACGAGCAAGAGTTCAGCAAGTATAGTTTCGAGTTGGCCGATGTGAAGCGCCTGCGGGAACTTTACCATATCTACGAAGCCGAAGCCGAGCGCTGTTTGGACGAGGGGCTGGTCATGCCGGCCCATGATTATGTGCTCAAGTGCTCCCACACTTTCAACATCCTGGACACCCGTGGGGCCATCGGTGTGACCGAGCGGCAGGGATACTTCCGCCGGATGCGCGACTTGGCCCGCAAGGTGGCCGCAGCCTATACGGCCCAGCGTGAGGATTTGGGCCATCCTTGGGGTTGCGCCGACAGCCAGGCGGCCTACAGCCCGCCTCAGGTCCCCGCCCCGCCTCCGCCGCCCGACGAGCCGGCCGACTTCTTGCTGGAGATCGGCACCGAGGAACTGCCGCCCGCCGAACTGGACGCCGCGCTGAGCCAACTGCGCCAGGCCGTGCCCGCGCTGCTGGAACGCCTGCGCCTGGAGCACGGCGAGGTGCGCGTGTTGGGCACGCCGCGCCGTCTGGTGGTCCATGTGCGTGACCTGGCCCCGCGCCAGCCGGATCGGGAGTTGGTGGTCAAAGGGCCGCCGGCCGACCGCGCTTTCGACGCCGAGGGCAACCCCACCCGTGCCGCGCAGGGCTTCGCCCGCAGCAAGGGCGTGGCCGTGGAGGACTTGGAAATCCGCGAGATGGACGGCGGGCGCTATGTAGTCGCCGTGGTGCGCGAGCAGGGGCGCCCGACCACCGAAGTCCTGGCCGAGGCCCTGCCCCACCTGCTCGCCGACCTGCGTTTTGCCAAGACCATGCGGTGGAACGCCTCGCGGGTGGCCTTCTCCCGCCCCATCCGCTGGTTGCTGGCTCTGCTGGGCGATCGCGTCGTGCCTTTCGCCTACGCCGGGCTAGTCAGCGGGAAGGCCACGCGCGGGCTGCGCTTCCTGGAACCCGAGACGCTGACCGTGGCCGACCCCGCTGCCTACTTTGATACGCTGGAGTCCCAGGGGATTGTGCCGGACCCCGAGGAGCGCCGACAGCGCATCTGGACCCAGGTGACCGCGCTGGCCGCCCAGGTGGGAGGTGCCGTCCCCGAAGATGAGGCCCTGTTGGCCGAGGTAACCCATTTGGTGGAGGCCCCCACGGCGCTGCGCGGCGCCTTTGAGGAGGAGTATCTCGACCTGCCTCGTGAGGTGCTCATCGCGGTGATGAAGAAGCACCAGCGCTATTTCCCGGTGGAGAAGGATGGTCGTTTGCTGCCCTATTTCATCACCGTGGCGAATAAACCGGATCTCTCCCCACCCCCGACCGCCTCGGGCGGTCACCCCCTCCTCTCCCTTAGCAAAGGAGGGGAGGGGGATGGGGGGAGGGGAGAGATCCCCTTCCAGGCTATCATCCAAGGCAACGAGGACGTCATCCGCGCCCGTTTCGCCGACGCGGCGTACTTCGTGCACGAGGACCGCAAGCACAAACTGGAGGACTTCCTCCCCAAGTTGAAGACGCTCACTTTCCAGGCCGACCTGGGCTCCATGTGGGACAAGACCCAGCGCATTTGGGCGCTGGTGGACGACCTGGCTCCGCTGCTCGGCCTGGACGCTGACGAGCAGGCCACGGCCCGCCGTGCCGCCGAACTGTGCAAAGCCGATTTGGCCACCAACATGGTGGTCGAGATGACCTCGCTTCAGGGCATCATGGGGCGCTACTACGCCCTGTGGGGCGGTGAGCCGGAGGCGGTGGCTCAGGCTATCTATGAGCACTACTTGCCGCGCTTCACCGGCGACGAAGTGCCGCAGAGCAAGCCTGGCTTGGCGGTGGGCCTGGCTGACCGTCTGGATACCCTGATGGGGCTGTTCGCCGCCGGGCTGGCGCCCACAGGGGCCAAGGACCCCTTTGGCCAACGCCGCACGGCCCTGGGCCTGGTGCAGACTCTGCTGGCCTGGGACCTGGACTTCGACCTGCGCGCCGGCCTGGAGACGGCGGCCCGCCATCTGCCCATCGAGGCGAGCGAGGTAGCCCGTCAGGAAGCCCTGGCCTTCATCGTGGAGCGGTTGCGCCATTTGCTGTTGGAACAGGGGTATCGCCACGATGTGGTGGACGCTGTGCTGGCCGCCCAGGGGTACAATCCGGCCCGCGCGGCCCGCGCCGTGCGCCAACTGAGCATCTGGGTGCAGCGGGAGGGTTGGGCGCGCATCCTGCCCGCCTATGCCCGCTGCGTGCGCATCACCCGCGACCAGGTCCAACGCTACGAGGTGCAGCCTGAGGCCTTCGTGGAGGAGGCCGAGGGGGCGCTGTGGCAAGCGCTGCAACAGGCCGAGGCCGCCCCGCGCCAACCCGGCTCAGTGGACGACTTCTTCGCCGCCTTCTTGCCCCTGATCCCGGCCATCGAACGCTTCTTCGAGGAAGTCCTCGTCATGGCCGAAGACGAGAGGCTTCGCCGCAACCGGTTGGGGCTGTTGCAGCGCATCGCCGCGCTGGCCGACGGCGTGGCCGATTTGAGCCGGTTGGAAGGTTTCTGA